The following proteins are co-located in the Rhodococcus opacus B4 genome:
- a CDS encoding tyrosine-type recombinase/integrase, giving the protein MTKSVPVGWVPYLDDFATALRAGGAPETTIGTRLNHLRRVARTFGAPSPLEVDGDQLTLWAGRQDWSIETRRGYRGSLLAFYRWMVGSGRATENPAAALPRVAPAKPKPRPAPDSVYATALMKATPRERVMLRLASECGLRRAEVALVHSRDLSEDLCGWSLVVHGKGRKDRVLPLPDEIAAELRRLPRGWAFPGNDCGHLSPRWVGKLMTELLPDDWTMHKLRHRFATRAYRNTRNIRAVQQLLGHESVATTQVYTAVDDDELRAAMNAAA; this is encoded by the coding sequence ATGACCAAATCCGTACCAGTCGGTTGGGTTCCATACCTGGACGACTTCGCTACCGCACTCCGCGCTGGCGGCGCACCCGAGACGACCATCGGCACACGGCTCAACCACCTCCGCCGAGTGGCCCGCACGTTCGGCGCGCCGTCACCGCTCGAGGTCGACGGCGACCAGCTCACCCTGTGGGCGGGTCGGCAGGATTGGTCGATCGAGACGCGGCGGGGATACCGCGGATCACTGCTCGCGTTCTACCGCTGGATGGTCGGTTCGGGACGTGCGACCGAGAATCCAGCGGCTGCACTGCCCCGCGTCGCACCGGCCAAGCCGAAGCCACGCCCGGCACCGGACTCCGTTTACGCAACCGCGCTCATGAAGGCGACACCCCGCGAACGCGTCATGCTCCGCCTCGCGTCGGAGTGCGGCCTACGCCGCGCCGAGGTCGCCCTGGTCCACAGCCGGGACCTCTCCGAAGACCTGTGCGGATGGTCGCTCGTCGTCCATGGCAAGGGTAGGAAGGACCGCGTACTGCCACTACCTGACGAGATCGCGGCCGAACTGCGTCGTCTCCCGCGCGGGTGGGCATTCCCCGGCAACGACTGCGGCCACCTGTCGCCGCGTTGGGTGGGCAAGCTGATGACGGAACTACTGCCGGACGACTGGACGATGCACAAACTGCGGCACCGGTTCGCCACCCGCGCCTACCGGAACACCCGGAACATCCGCGCCGTCCAGCAGCTACTCGGCCACGAGAGCGTCGCTACGACACAGGTCTACACCGCGGTCGACGACGACGAACTGCGGGCAGCGATGAACGCAGCTGCCTGA
- a CDS encoding phage gene 29 protein family protein has product MRLVCAGTESESFTRRTEMPTGLLLQHECDMNNPEEHFLWSYVALELTHGHSVPLLTKPEILRKWSARQYKAGYRHNPDLQEIEYVPPAMGHSPFGPTGTWVDTAKAVELKAKNEAIQAEQLAAMRKQVAEMMPDVVGRLEGLSDEERAAAAEDLKKQLQDQMKKLADALTVLDADGKKE; this is encoded by the coding sequence GTGCGCCTGGTGTGCGCTGGTACTGAATCCGAATCGTTCACCAGGAGAACTGAAATGCCAACAGGTTTGCTGCTTCAGCATGAGTGCGACATGAACAACCCGGAAGAACATTTCCTGTGGTCGTATGTGGCGCTCGAGTTGACGCACGGTCACAGTGTGCCGTTGCTGACGAAGCCGGAGATTCTGCGGAAGTGGTCGGCCCGGCAGTACAAAGCCGGGTACCGGCACAACCCCGACCTTCAGGAAATCGAGTACGTGCCGCCGGCGATGGGGCACAGCCCGTTCGGTCCGACGGGCACATGGGTGGACACCGCGAAGGCCGTCGAACTGAAGGCGAAGAACGAAGCGATCCAGGCGGAGCAGCTGGCTGCCATGCGGAAGCAGGTCGCCGAAATGATGCCCGATGTCGTCGGCCGCCTCGAAGGGCTGTCCGACGAAGAACGCGCTGCCGCTGCCGAAGACCTGAAGAAGCAGTTGCAGGACCAGATGAAGAAACTTGCCGACGCGCTGACCGTGTTGGATGCAGATGGAAAGAAGGAATGA
- a CDS encoding ArsI/CadI family heavy metal resistance metalloenzyme, with product MSRAQLALNVDDLEEAVMFYSKLFDTRPAKLKPGYANFAIAQPPLKLVLLENPGNGGTINHLGVEVESSAEVQSEIARLTGEGLFTDEEIGTTCCFATQDKAWVTGPAGEKWEVYTVLADSETFGSSPRHPDPEAEESTCCGTAADGEKASAGTSCC from the coding sequence ATGTCCCGCGCACAACTCGCCCTCAACGTCGACGACCTGGAGGAGGCCGTCATGTTCTACTCGAAACTGTTCGATACCCGACCCGCGAAACTGAAGCCGGGATACGCGAACTTCGCCATCGCACAGCCACCCCTCAAACTGGTGCTGCTGGAGAACCCCGGCAACGGCGGCACCATCAACCACCTCGGCGTCGAGGTGGAATCGAGCGCCGAGGTGCAGTCCGAGATCGCCCGGCTGACCGGGGAAGGCCTCTTCACCGACGAGGAGATCGGCACCACCTGTTGCTTCGCCACCCAGGACAAGGCGTGGGTCACCGGCCCCGCGGGCGAGAAATGGGAGGTCTACACCGTCCTCGCCGACTCCGAGACGTTCGGGTCGAGCCCCCGGCACCCCGACCCCGAAGCCGAAGAGAGCACCTGCTGCGGCACCGCCGCAGACGGCGAGAAGGCCTCCGCCGGCACGTCGTGCTGCTAG
- a CDS encoding transglycosylase SLT domain-containing protein, with protein MVDFNAGGASVKVGPDLTGFATELDTRLRDIDANLGVDLFPANVQTFATNLRAQLAGVDMGVDVRVNPDMSEFQARINAIAIARDFTVPVGIDIDSNLAELELAYLTRDRTVGVDVDLNGAAVRRLLQQMNQLGDGVGGAGSGMSSLGGGASSAAGSLGMVTAAVTALVALLPVAIGAVGSLTAGLGALGAVGVPVVASLGVGMMGVSDAFSAVGAASSAAGDEVDDSAQKQEQAYRKLGSAQKGVRDAIKDETDAREDVIRAREDEREKLEDLSLTLRGNTIDERGAVIALARARQDLNETEHDSEASGLDRAEAVQRVAESEQRLLEVQERNQDTRAKAEEANRVGIEGSAQVQQANERLTQSQEKLTQAQQELRDAQAGLNIEQEKTPAAVDKAAEAMAKLSPSAQAFVLAMRALNAEGGAFNTFQQSVQEGLFDGMAETVTNMANTVLPAITPGMTAIATSVGDIVDSIAQVLQGPALQGLVSLLDSIPQYFAAATPGFQQMITGFIDMGAAAAPAMSALGEGMGALMGQFGAAFTELNNSGVMTQAIEGFAEMLKGVGPWLNELIVMMTTLGVTVGPILGDLFASWGRSLELLTPSFNQIAGTVGQMIVDIFVALEPVLPVISQAFADMFTALAPVVPVLANLAGTILVGMAQNFSALMIALAPVVQKFAEELTPVIPILAKHFEQLAPLFAECAGVVGEALVQALDQLMPYLPEILQSFSNLLVELSPLLPELTRLALEVIPPLTDAFTLILPHIVTVLDAFTWAATNVIPPLLDAMGSMYNPIMLIGDWFVSMGQNVGRVWDGIILVIKGSIGALGQIIKGIGDGMPSIPFSNAKQNTQRFGQSMINWANDPNITAGAAAPETDGTKGVGLGAGRGKQLQAKADGGLFRGEGGPRDDANLVLLSDREFVVNADATAANLPLLNAINKGRVQGLAAGGVVGEAASWAASKDGIGYVLGGLDCSMYASGVYQILTGGDPDSRAFDTTKFATTSSAAAMGFEPGLGGYFSVGVNPLPGADGHMAFTLDGTNGESSGSNGVRWGGPALGADDGSFPLQYHLPGSRFSPPMDDSGAGSFGGSRFGNIPGADFGGDPSYGGAGNGTFNPYSGGNPGDTYGSGMLGQNYGQSWDQAGQYSTEPKTKEEKDKDFVTTSLQGAGEKAGRLAADWFLGALGLEDSILSESNTYNRALNMGLTEQQRLNEERAKQGQGQGTGTAPGPSGYNYQSYSDPGITIEPLQLAPMPPSQDGVKPPGGSANPPAPGSHVYDPAGGAEQWLGTVQSILQNTGRNVGDANIVVSQIKIESGGDPEAVNNTPEGQAAGLPIGLLQVIKTTFDANMDVRYPGTQTDPEPNIAAALNYTDDRYGGPQNIFPTTAGYWMGGKVKGKGSSISDSIFAALSHDEFVVNAESANANGPLLEAINNDAGFVTSGVSGAMRNLRENAMATSAPVTRDHSTNYGVVNVGTSEEFMRLRDLQQARENQAEMGWH; from the coding sequence GTGGTCGATTTCAATGCTGGCGGTGCGTCGGTGAAGGTCGGCCCCGACCTGACCGGGTTCGCAACTGAACTGGATACCAGGCTTCGTGACATCGACGCCAACCTCGGTGTCGACCTGTTCCCCGCGAACGTGCAGACGTTCGCCACGAACCTTCGCGCACAACTCGCTGGTGTCGACATGGGTGTCGACGTGCGCGTCAACCCCGACATGTCGGAGTTTCAGGCGCGCATCAACGCAATCGCGATCGCCCGTGACTTCACAGTGCCCGTCGGCATCGACATCGACAGCAACCTCGCCGAACTTGAACTGGCGTACCTGACCCGCGACCGAACCGTCGGTGTCGATGTGGACCTGAACGGCGCGGCTGTGCGGCGACTGCTTCAGCAGATGAACCAGTTGGGCGACGGTGTCGGCGGCGCAGGGTCGGGCATGTCGTCGCTTGGTGGTGGCGCATCGTCGGCGGCCGGGTCGTTGGGCATGGTCACCGCCGCTGTCACCGCGCTGGTGGCGCTGCTGCCTGTGGCGATCGGTGCCGTCGGATCCCTCACCGCAGGCTTGGGTGCGCTCGGTGCTGTCGGCGTCCCGGTAGTCGCATCGTTGGGTGTCGGCATGATGGGCGTGTCCGACGCGTTCAGCGCGGTCGGTGCCGCATCGTCGGCTGCCGGCGACGAAGTCGACGACAGTGCGCAGAAGCAGGAACAGGCGTACCGCAAGCTGGGTAGCGCGCAGAAGGGCGTCCGCGACGCGATCAAGGACGAGACAGACGCGCGTGAAGATGTGATCCGCGCGCGCGAAGACGAGCGGGAAAAGCTCGAAGATCTGTCGCTGACCCTCCGGGGCAACACGATCGACGAACGCGGTGCGGTTATCGCGCTGGCACGCGCCCGTCAGGATCTGAACGAAACAGAGCACGACAGCGAAGCATCAGGGCTGGATCGTGCCGAAGCGGTGCAGCGGGTCGCGGAGTCCGAACAACGGCTGCTCGAGGTGCAGGAACGGAACCAGGACACACGCGCGAAAGCTGAAGAAGCGAACCGTGTCGGCATCGAAGGTTCCGCGCAGGTTCAGCAGGCGAACGAACGGCTGACGCAGTCGCAGGAGAAGCTGACGCAGGCGCAGCAGGAACTGCGTGACGCGCAGGCCGGCCTGAACATCGAGCAGGAGAAGACGCCTGCCGCCGTCGACAAGGCCGCCGAAGCCATGGCGAAGCTGTCCCCATCGGCGCAGGCGTTCGTGCTCGCGATGCGTGCCCTGAACGCCGAAGGCGGCGCGTTCAACACCTTCCAGCAGTCCGTGCAGGAAGGGCTGTTCGACGGCATGGCCGAAACGGTCACGAACATGGCGAACACCGTGCTGCCTGCGATCACCCCCGGCATGACGGCGATCGCGACATCAGTCGGTGACATCGTCGATTCGATCGCGCAGGTGTTGCAGGGGCCGGCATTGCAGGGACTGGTGTCGCTGCTCGATTCGATCCCGCAGTACTTCGCAGCTGCCACCCCCGGTTTCCAGCAGATGATCACCGGGTTCATCGACATGGGTGCGGCAGCCGCACCCGCGATGAGTGCGCTCGGCGAAGGCATGGGCGCACTGATGGGTCAGTTCGGTGCGGCGTTCACCGAACTGAACAACAGCGGTGTGATGACGCAGGCGATCGAAGGCTTCGCGGAAATGCTGAAGGGCGTCGGCCCCTGGCTGAACGAACTGATCGTCATGATGACGACACTCGGTGTGACCGTCGGCCCGATCCTCGGGGACCTGTTCGCATCGTGGGGTCGCAGCCTCGAGTTACTGACCCCGTCGTTCAACCAGATCGCAGGCACCGTCGGTCAGATGATCGTCGACATCTTCGTCGCACTGGAACCTGTATTACCGGTCATATCACAGGCTTTCGCTGACATGTTTACCGCACTCGCACCTGTTGTGCCGGTGCTGGCGAACTTGGCCGGCACGATCCTAGTCGGAATGGCTCAGAACTTCAGTGCCCTGATGATCGCACTCGCCCCGGTAGTGCAGAAGTTCGCTGAAGAACTGACCCCGGTAATCCCAATCCTGGCAAAGCATTTCGAGCAACTGGCACCCCTGTTCGCTGAATGCGCGGGTGTTGTAGGCGAGGCGCTGGTTCAGGCTTTGGATCAGCTGATGCCGTACCTGCCGGAGATTCTTCAGTCGTTCTCGAATCTGCTGGTGGAACTGTCGCCTCTGTTACCGGAACTGACACGGCTTGCGCTGGAAGTGATTCCACCGCTAACCGACGCTTTCACCTTGATCCTTCCGCATATCGTGACCGTTCTCGATGCGTTCACATGGGCGGCGACGAACGTGATCCCACCACTGCTCGACGCGATGGGATCGATGTACAACCCGATCATGCTCATCGGCGATTGGTTCGTGTCGATGGGTCAGAACGTCGGTCGCGTTTGGGATGGGATCATCCTCGTCATCAAGGGTTCGATCGGTGCGTTGGGCCAGATCATCAAGGGAATCGGTGACGGAATGCCGTCGATCCCGTTCAGCAACGCGAAGCAGAACACGCAGCGTTTCGGTCAGTCGATGATCAACTGGGCGAACGATCCGAACATCACCGCGGGTGCAGCAGCCCCCGAAACCGACGGCACGAAGGGTGTCGGGTTGGGTGCTGGTCGCGGCAAGCAGTTGCAGGCGAAGGCCGACGGCGGACTGTTCCGTGGCGAAGGCGGCCCCCGCGACGATGCGAACCTGGTGCTGCTGTCCGATCGTGAGTTCGTCGTCAACGCTGATGCGACGGCGGCGAACTTGCCCCTGCTGAACGCGATCAATAAGGGGCGCGTGCAGGGTCTGGCCGCCGGTGGTGTCGTCGGTGAAGCGGCATCGTGGGCGGCGTCGAAGGACGGCATCGGCTACGTGCTCGGCGGGTTGGACTGCTCGATGTACGCGTCGGGCGTGTACCAGATCCTCACCGGCGGCGACCCAGACAGCCGCGCGTTCGACACGACGAAGTTCGCGACGACCAGTTCGGCTGCCGCTATGGGGTTCGAACCCGGTTTGGGCGGGTACTTCAGCGTCGGCGTCAACCCGCTGCCCGGTGCTGATGGGCACATGGCGTTCACCCTGGACGGTACGAACGGTGAATCGTCGGGGTCCAACGGTGTTCGTTGGGGCGGTCCCGCTTTGGGTGCCGACGACGGATCGTTCCCGTTGCAGTACCACCTGCCGGGTTCGCGCTTCAGTCCCCCGATGGACGACAGCGGTGCAGGGTCGTTCGGTGGTTCGCGCTTTGGGAACATCCCCGGTGCCGACTTCGGCGGTGACCCGTCGTACGGCGGCGCAGGGAACGGCACGTTCAACCCGTACAGCGGCGGCAACCCCGGTGACACGTACGGGTCGGGGATGCTCGGCCAGAACTACGGGCAGTCGTGGGATCAGGCAGGTCAGTACTCGACGGAGCCGAAGACGAAGGAAGAGAAAGACAAGGACTTCGTCACCACTTCGTTGCAGGGTGCCGGCGAGAAGGCCGGCCGGTTGGCTGCCGACTGGTTCCTTGGGGCGCTCGGACTCGAGGACAGCATCCTGTCGGAGTCGAACACGTACAACCGCGCACTGAACATGGGGTTGACGGAGCAGCAGCGGCTGAACGAAGAACGCGCGAAGCAGGGGCAGGGGCAGGGTACGGGCACCGCGCCCGGTCCGTCGGGGTACAACTACCAGTCGTACAGCGACCCCGGCATCACCATCGAACCGTTGCAGCTGGCACCGATGCCACCTTCACAGGACGGCGTGAAGCCACCCGGTGGTAGCGCCAACCCGCCAGCCCCCGGCTCGCACGTCTACGACCCCGCCGGCGGTGCCGAACAGTGGTTGGGGACCGTGCAGAGCATCTTGCAGAACACGGGCCGCAACGTCGGTGACGCGAACATCGTCGTGTCGCAGATCAAGATCGAGTCGGGCGGTGACCCCGAAGCAGTGAACAACACCCCCGAAGGTCAGGCGGCCGGCCTGCCGATCGGTCTGCTTCAGGTCATCAAGACAACGTTCGACGCGAACATGGATGTGCGGTACCCGGGCACGCAAACCGACCCGGAACCGAACATCGCTGCCGCGCTGAACTACACGGACGACCGCTACGGCGGACCGCAGAACATCTTCCCCACCACGGCGGGGTACTGGATGGGCGGCAAGGTCAAGGGTAAGGGTTCGTCGATCAGCGACAGCATCTTCGCGGCGCTGTCGCATGACGAATTCGTGGTCAACGCGGAGTCTGCCAACGCGAACGGTCCGCTGCTCGAGGCGATCAACAACGATGCCGGGTTCGTCACGTCGGGTGTCTCGGGTGCGATGCGGAACCTGCGCGAGAACGCCATGGCGACGAGTGCCCCTGTGACACGGGATCACTCGACCAACTACGGCGTTGTCAACGTCGGCACCAGCGAAGAGTTCATGCGCCTTCGCGATCTTCAGCAGGCGCGCGAGAACCAGGCAGAAATGGGGTGGCACTGA
- a CDS encoding cutinase family protein, whose amino-acid sequence MRRLAAVVLSCAMVVVGVVVAPAAAQAASCAHQIVVAVGGNGDPGAHAMSPALDRYRAGGADVRVVPYPASVWPLGPVSYDQSRAEGVPAAVHAIERARLECPRAEIVGTGYSLGASVMGDAVQVTWVRDRFRARLYADPRQPGGVETVWPTIVPGISMLGGRPPFPVPVEQDCLRGDGVCDMRRNVAGTVDSVAGYFTRHPNYGGIMATPDGAPGVRWY is encoded by the coding sequence ATGCGTCGTCTCGCTGCTGTTGTTCTGTCGTGCGCAATGGTCGTCGTCGGTGTGGTGGTCGCACCGGCGGCGGCGCAGGCGGCGTCGTGTGCCCATCAGATCGTGGTCGCTGTCGGCGGCAACGGTGACCCTGGTGCGCACGCGATGTCCCCTGCATTGGACCGGTACCGGGCGGGCGGTGCCGACGTGCGGGTCGTCCCGTACCCGGCGAGTGTGTGGCCGCTCGGCCCGGTGTCGTACGACCAGTCCCGCGCTGAAGGGGTCCCCGCCGCGGTGCACGCGATCGAGCGTGCCCGCCTCGAGTGCCCGCGGGCGGAGATCGTGGGCACCGGGTATTCGCTCGGTGCGTCGGTGATGGGTGATGCGGTGCAGGTCACGTGGGTGCGTGACCGGTTCCGTGCCCGCCTGTATGCGGATCCCCGGCAGCCCGGGGGTGTGGAAACGGTGTGGCCGACGATCGTCCCCGGCATCAGCATGCTCGGGGGCCGGCCCCCGTTCCCGGTCCCGGTGGAGCAGGACTGCTTGCGCGGGGACGGTGTGTGCGACATGCGCCGCAACGTCGCCGGAACCGTCGACAGTGTCGCCGGCTACTTCACCCGGCACCCGAACTACGGCGGCATCATGGCGACACCTGACGGTGCGCCTGGTGTGCGCTGGTACTGA
- a CDS encoding YybH family protein: protein MTDYEKAQNPEDLTRLFVERSNSGDAAGVAALYEENAVMAYPPGSRTVGRAAIQKLWESVLANAPHFEPETPLPTLISDDIALTSTPPKDGSGARAQVVRRQPDGTWLRLLDQPEFAPPTS, encoded by the coding sequence GTGACCGACTACGAGAAGGCCCAGAACCCCGAAGACCTCACCCGACTGTTCGTCGAGCGCAGCAACTCAGGCGACGCGGCCGGAGTAGCTGCCCTGTACGAGGAGAACGCCGTCATGGCGTACCCGCCCGGCAGCCGCACGGTCGGCCGGGCCGCCATACAGAAACTATGGGAGTCGGTGCTCGCGAACGCGCCGCACTTCGAACCGGAGACACCGCTCCCCACCCTGATCAGCGACGACATCGCGCTCACGTCCACCCCGCCGAAGGACGGATCGGGCGCGCGGGCGCAGGTGGTCCGCAGGCAGCCGGACGGAACCTGGCTCCGACTCCTCGACCAGCCGGAGTTCGCCCCGCCCACCAGCTGA
- a CDS encoding Rv2640c family ArsR-like transcriptional regulator: MPKTLPVVDVSAPICCAPVSAAPMTDDAALHLALRLKALADPVRLKLMSILLTASGGEVCTCDLATGVGLSESTVSHHLGQLKKAGMVQSVRRGMNVFYGARPDALDALRVVLDPHCCS, translated from the coding sequence ATGCCCAAGACGTTGCCGGTCGTAGACGTGTCCGCACCGATCTGCTGCGCGCCCGTCTCGGCCGCCCCGATGACCGACGATGCGGCCCTGCATCTCGCGCTTCGTCTCAAGGCCCTGGCCGACCCCGTCCGGCTCAAGCTGATGTCGATCCTGCTGACCGCGAGCGGGGGCGAGGTGTGCACCTGCGATCTCGCGACCGGCGTCGGCCTGTCCGAATCGACGGTCAGCCACCATCTCGGTCAGCTCAAGAAGGCGGGAATGGTGCAGTCGGTCCGGCGCGGGATGAATGTCTTCTACGGCGCGCGGCCCGATGCCCTCGACGCCCTGCGGGTCGTCCTCGACCCCCACTGCTGCTCCTGA
- a CDS encoding N-acetylmuramoyl-L-alanine amidase gives MRVTVNEIDQTGEYANYSSRWGSRVRLFVLHTQEGPGTAQSLANYFRSAEVSYHYVADNSTCIDVIDTDYASWSVLDANPYCINLCFAGSRASQSRDVWLRQFGDAIDYAAFLFVQDARKYNLEARVIGWDEIGRGKSGGTDHQGITEGLGIGTHTDCGPNFPWDVFAAAVLKHAHGQAVVQPAPPAPNLIDAEAVRAGAWLGARVTAGEQPLPGDTGRIATFEHGSVYWKQNAQRAIAVPSALMDAYSQYGWETGALGFPIGDHTVLVDSSGAPWGDVQGFEGGALYRRYGQPGFAVWGAIRERWNRSGFENGTFGWPTGVEVTNSDGSKQQQFERGLIVWSPDGTTALKPVDGPDTIVPDIH, from the coding sequence ATGAGAGTGACTGTCAACGAGATTGACCAGACCGGCGAGTACGCGAACTACTCGAGCAGGTGGGGTTCGCGGGTGCGGCTGTTCGTGCTGCACACGCAGGAAGGACCAGGCACCGCGCAGTCGTTGGCGAACTACTTCCGATCGGCGGAAGTGAGCTACCACTATGTTGCGGACAACAGCACGTGCATCGACGTGATCGACACCGACTACGCATCGTGGTCCGTCCTCGACGCCAACCCGTACTGCATCAACCTGTGCTTCGCCGGGTCCCGCGCATCACAGTCCCGCGATGTGTGGCTGCGGCAGTTCGGTGACGCGATCGACTACGCCGCGTTCCTGTTCGTGCAGGATGCCCGCAAGTACAACCTCGAGGCTCGGGTCATCGGGTGGGACGAGATCGGCCGCGGGAAATCCGGTGGCACCGACCACCAGGGCATCACCGAAGGGTTGGGCATCGGCACCCACACCGACTGCGGCCCGAACTTCCCGTGGGATGTGTTCGCCGCCGCGGTGCTGAAGCACGCGCACGGTCAGGCTGTGGTGCAGCCGGCACCCCCGGCCCCGAACCTCATCGACGCCGAAGCGGTCCGGGCCGGTGCCTGGTTGGGTGCCCGCGTCACCGCGGGGGAGCAGCCGCTGCCCGGGGACACCGGGCGCATCGCCACGTTCGAGCACGGGTCGGTGTACTGGAAGCAGAACGCGCAACGTGCGATCGCTGTGCCGTCCGCGCTGATGGATGCGTACTCGCAGTACGGGTGGGAGACGGGTGCGCTTGGCTTCCCGATCGGTGACCACACCGTGCTGGTCGACTCGAGCGGTGCGCCGTGGGGTGACGTGCAGGGGTTCGAAGGCGGTGCCCTGTACCGACGGTACGGGCAGCCCGGGTTCGCGGTGTGGGGTGCGATCCGTGAGCGGTGGAACCGCAGCGGGTTCGAGAACGGAACCTTCGGCTGGCCGACCGGCGTCGAAGTCACCAACAGCGACGGGTCGAAGCAGCAGCAGTTCGAGCGGGGACTGATCGTGTGGTCCCCCGACGGCACGACTGCGCTGAAGCCTGTCGACGGTCCGGACACCATCGTGCCGGACATCCACTGA